In bacterium, the genomic window AACAGAAATCCCTTGAGCGGCCGGCCGGTGAAGTCCATCGGCCTGACGTGAGGCTTTGCCAGGGATTTCTCATAGCGCTCTGGAGCCACTCGTATGACCAATTCGTCCTTGAGAACCCCGCAGCACATATGGCCACGAAGCGTAAAGCAGAGGCCTCCAAACATCTTGATCTCGCCAACCGTCTTGTAACGGGCCAATGCCTTGCGTACCCGCCCAGCCAGCTTTTCGTCGTAGGC contains:
- a CDS encoding TfoX/Sxy family protein — its product is MAYDEKLAGRVRKALARYKTVGEIKMFGGLCFTLRGHMCCGVLKDELVIRVAPERYEKSLAKPHVRPMDFTGRPLKGFLFVGPKGLKSDHSLKDWIDLGLRYVRALPARHR